One region of Bradyrhizobium betae genomic DNA includes:
- a CDS encoding GNAT family N-acetyltransferase, with protein MAIAVRPMTLQETALIIEYFHAATPEHLEMLGVDPTRLPPASQWQRLYEQMFDRPVEQRGGFLVSWLSDDKFLGFSTADKIRFGQHANMHLHITDPSLRKRGIGVECVRKTVDLYFQALELKQLFCEPNAFNVAPNRTLQKAGFTYVKTHMTVPGPLNFHQAVNRWMIDRG; from the coding sequence ATGGCCATTGCTGTTCGACCGATGACTCTGCAGGAAACTGCGCTGATCATCGAGTATTTCCACGCGGCGACGCCGGAGCACCTCGAAATGCTCGGGGTCGACCCAACACGATTGCCACCGGCATCACAATGGCAGCGACTTTACGAGCAAATGTTCGACCGGCCTGTCGAGCAACGAGGCGGCTTTCTGGTAAGCTGGCTCTCCGACGACAAGTTCCTGGGGTTTTCGACCGCCGACAAGATCCGCTTTGGCCAGCACGCCAACATGCATCTGCACATCACGGATCCCTCGCTGCGCAAGCGGGGGATCGGCGTGGAGTGCGTCCGAAAGACAGTCGACCTCTATTTCCAGGCGCTGGAGTTGAAGCAACTCTTCTGTGAGCCCAATGCGTTCAACGTGGCTCCGAACCGCACCCTTCAAAAGGCGGGTTTCACCTACGTCAAGACGCACATGACCGTGCCGGGCCCTCTCAACTTCCACCAGGCGGTCAACCGCTGGATGATCGATCGAGGTTGA
- a CDS encoding lipoprotein-releasing ABC transporter permease subunit, translated as MDETMTETKPTAPFAPFEWMLSARYLRARRKEGFISVIAGFSFLGIMLGVATLIIVMAVMNGFRKELLDKILGLNGHILVQPLESPLTDWKDVADRLSQVGGIRLAAPVVDGQALASSPWNASGVLVRGIRSDDLNNLTSIAKNIKQGSLEGFDDGQGVAIGRRLADQLSLHAGDSITLVAPKGAVTPMGTTPRIKPYKIAAVFEIGMSEYDLGFVFMPLAEAQAYFNRSNDVTSIEVFTTNPDQIVAFRKAVTEAAERPVFLVDWRQRNSTFFNALQVERNVMFLILTMIVLVAALNIVSGLIMLVKDKGSDIAILRTMGASQGSIMRIFLITGASIGVVGTLVGFVVGLLICLNIESIRQFLSWLTSTELFSPELYFLSKLPAEIDVGETTAVVIMALTLSFLATLYPSWRAARLDPVEALRYE; from the coding sequence ATGGATGAAACCATGACCGAGACCAAGCCAACCGCACCTTTTGCGCCCTTCGAGTGGATGCTGTCGGCGCGCTATTTGCGGGCGCGCCGCAAGGAGGGATTCATCTCGGTCATCGCCGGGTTCTCGTTCCTCGGCATCATGCTGGGCGTGGCGACGCTGATCATCGTGATGGCCGTCATGAACGGCTTCCGCAAGGAGCTGCTCGACAAGATCCTGGGGCTGAACGGCCACATCCTGGTGCAGCCGCTGGAATCACCCCTGACCGACTGGAAGGACGTCGCCGATCGCCTCAGCCAGGTCGGGGGCATCCGGTTAGCTGCGCCCGTGGTGGACGGCCAGGCGCTGGCGTCCTCGCCGTGGAACGCCTCGGGCGTCCTGGTGCGCGGCATCCGCTCCGACGACCTCAACAACCTCACCTCGATCGCCAAGAACATCAAGCAGGGCTCGCTCGAAGGCTTCGACGACGGGCAGGGGGTCGCGATCGGCCGGCGCCTCGCCGACCAGCTGTCGCTGCACGCCGGCGACAGCATCACGCTGGTGGCGCCGAAGGGCGCGGTCACGCCGATGGGCACGACGCCGCGCATCAAGCCCTACAAGATCGCCGCGGTGTTCGAGATCGGCATGTCCGAATACGACCTCGGCTTCGTGTTCATGCCGCTTGCGGAGGCGCAGGCTTATTTCAACCGCAGCAACGACGTCACCTCGATCGAGGTGTTCACCACCAATCCCGATCAGATCGTCGCCTTCCGCAAGGCGGTGACGGAGGCCGCGGAGCGCCCGGTGTTCCTGGTCGACTGGCGGCAGCGCAACTCGACCTTCTTCAACGCGCTGCAGGTCGAGCGCAACGTGATGTTCCTGATCCTGACCATGATCGTGCTGGTCGCGGCGCTCAACATCGTCTCCGGCCTGATCATGCTGGTAAAGGACAAGGGCAGCGACATCGCGATCCTGCGCACCATGGGCGCCTCGCAGGGCTCGATCATGCGCATCTTCCTGATCACGGGCGCCTCGATCGGCGTGGTCGGCACGCTGGTCGGTTTCGTCGTCGGCCTCCTGATCTGCCTCAACATCGAATCGATCCGGCAATTCCTGTCCTGGCTGACCAGCACCGAGCTGTTCTCGCCGGAGCTCTATTTCCTGTCGAAGCTGCCCGCCGAGATCGACGTCGGTGAGACCACGGCCGTCGTCATCATGGCGCTGACGCTGTCGTTCCTGGCGACGCTCTACCCGTCGTGGCGCGCCGCGCGCCTCGATCCCGTCGAAGCGCTGCGGTATGAGTGA
- a CDS encoding helix-turn-helix transcriptional regulator: protein MADPRRVEFGDFLRSRREKLTPKTVGLPAGSRRRTAGLRREEVAQLAGIGVDWYIRLEQGRTVSPSVTTVDALARALRLSKTEHAHLKALARDGDKRAFTREIVPPPIQRLVESLPHPAYITGRRWDVLAWNEAAEKVFAFGRLPEQDRNTMLLMMTNKQTRKAYGTGWAEVAKRMVAMFRATHDVWAGDPAFAELLTRLRQGSPEFVKWWEAHEIRSTASGLKTMSHPTLGVLHFEHTSFQANDDPALKLVIYTPV from the coding sequence ATGGCCGACCCACGCCGCGTCGAATTCGGCGACTTCCTGCGGTCCCGCCGCGAAAAGCTGACGCCGAAGACGGTCGGGCTGCCCGCGGGCAGCCGGCGCCGCACCGCGGGACTGCGCCGCGAGGAGGTTGCCCAGCTCGCCGGCATCGGCGTCGACTGGTACATCCGGCTCGAGCAGGGCCGCACCGTCAGCCCCTCCGTCACCACCGTCGACGCGCTGGCCCGCGCGCTGCGGCTCAGCAAGACCGAGCACGCGCATCTGAAGGCGCTGGCCCGCGACGGCGACAAGCGCGCCTTCACGCGCGAGATCGTGCCGCCGCCGATCCAGCGGCTGGTCGAGAGCCTGCCGCATCCGGCCTACATCACCGGGCGGCGCTGGGACGTGCTGGCCTGGAACGAGGCTGCCGAGAAGGTCTTCGCGTTCGGGCGCCTGCCGGAGCAGGACCGCAACACGATGCTGCTGATGATGACCAACAAGCAGACGCGCAAGGCCTACGGCACCGGCTGGGCGGAGGTCGCCAAGCGCATGGTCGCGATGTTCCGCGCCACCCACGACGTCTGGGCCGGCGATCCCGCGTTTGCGGAGTTGCTGACGCGGCTGCGGCAGGGCAGCCCGGAATTCGTCAAATGGTGGGAAGCCCACGAGATCCGCAGCACCGCGTCCGGCCTGAAGACGATGTCGCATCCGACCCTCGGCGTGCTGCATTTCGAGCACACCAGCTTTCAGGCCAACGACGATCCCGCGCTGAAGCTGGTGATTTATACGCCGGTGTGA
- a CDS encoding ABC transporter ATP-binding protein, producing MEQQQGAEDVPVIYLHEIKRQYLQGEVPLTILDGAKLALWAGQSVALVAPSGSGKSTLLHIAGLLEAPDSGEVYVNGAPTSQLPDIERTQLRRTDIGFVYQSHRLLPEFSALENVMMPQMIRGLKKSESVKRAKEILGYLGLGDRITHRPAELSGGEQQRVAIARAVANAPRVLFADEPTGNLDPHTADHVFQALMQLVKATQVSMLIATHNMELAGRMDRRVSLSNGQVIELE from the coding sequence ATGGAGCAGCAGCAGGGGGCGGAAGATGTACCGGTCATTTATCTCCACGAGATAAAGCGGCAGTACCTGCAGGGCGAGGTGCCGCTGACGATCCTCGACGGCGCCAAGCTGGCGCTCTGGGCCGGCCAGTCGGTCGCGCTGGTGGCGCCGTCGGGCTCGGGCAAGTCGACGCTGCTGCACATCGCGGGGCTGCTCGAAGCCCCCGATTCCGGCGAGGTCTACGTCAACGGCGCGCCGACCTCGCAACTGCCCGACATCGAGCGCACCCAGCTTCGCCGCACCGACATTGGTTTCGTCTACCAGTCGCACCGGCTGCTGCCGGAGTTCTCGGCGCTGGAGAACGTCATGATGCCGCAGATGATCCGCGGCCTGAAGAAGTCCGAGAGCGTCAAGCGCGCCAAGGAGATCCTCGGCTATCTCGGCCTCGGCGACCGCATCACCCATCGCCCGGCCGAGCTGTCGGGCGGCGAGCAACAGCGCGTCGCGATCGCGAGGGCCGTTGCGAACGCGCCGCGGGTGCTGTTCGCGGACGAGCCGACCGGCAATCTCGATCCGCACACCGCGGACCACGTGTTCCAGGCGCTGATGCAGCTCGTCAAGGCGACCCAGGTCTCGATGCTGATCGCGACCCACAACATGGAGCTGGCCGGCCGCATGGACCGCCGCGTGTCGCTGTCGAACGGCCAGGTCATAGAGCTCGAATAA
- a CDS encoding DUF1365 domain-containing protein, which yields MTSSSCLYTGQVVHRRFLPRAHRLRYRAFWMLLDLSEIDSLSKKLTFFSRNRFNLASFHDSDHGDGGDLPLPKQVRALLRQAGCQADQLTIKLLCMPRILGYGFNPLSVYFCIRQDGPLEAIIYEVHNTFGERHSYVMPVQGNVQGAASEIVEQHCPKGFYVSPFLGMDMSYGFRVRPPAAQVEVSIHGKENDKTIIAASLSGARRELTDGTLIKAFASHPLLTLKVIAGIHWHALRMVLKGFRFQPRPQAAHGAAETVNSRGIQP from the coding sequence ATGACGTCTTCTTCGTGCCTATATACTGGTCAGGTTGTTCACCGCCGCTTTCTGCCCCGGGCGCACCGTCTGCGCTACCGGGCGTTCTGGATGCTGCTCGATCTGAGCGAGATAGACAGCCTTTCGAAAAAGCTGACCTTCTTTTCCCGGAACCGGTTCAATCTCGCCAGCTTCCACGATTCCGACCATGGCGATGGCGGTGACCTGCCGCTTCCAAAGCAAGTTCGCGCCCTCCTGCGACAGGCCGGATGCCAGGCAGACCAGCTGACCATCAAGCTGCTCTGCATGCCCCGCATCCTCGGCTATGGCTTCAATCCGCTGAGCGTCTATTTTTGCATCAGGCAAGACGGCCCGCTCGAGGCAATCATCTACGAGGTCCACAATACGTTCGGCGAGCGGCACAGCTATGTGATGCCTGTTCAGGGCAATGTCCAAGGCGCCGCGTCGGAGATCGTCGAGCAGCATTGCCCCAAGGGGTTTTACGTCTCGCCGTTTCTCGGCATGGACATGTCCTACGGATTTCGTGTCCGGCCTCCGGCCGCGCAGGTGGAGGTGTCCATCCACGGCAAGGAGAACGACAAGACCATCATCGCCGCATCGCTGTCCGGAGCCCGTCGGGAATTGACCGACGGCACCCTGATCAAGGCGTTTGCCAGCCACCCGTTACTGACCTTGAAGGTCATCGCGGGCATCCATTGGCATGCGTTGCGGATGGTGCTGAAGGGCTTTCGCTTCCAGCCGCGCCCGCAGGCCGCGCACGGCGCGGCAGAAACCGTCAACAGTCGAGGTATACAGCCTTGA
- a CDS encoding SAM-dependent methyltransferase translates to MGSDVTITVHRWRALRRIWLSGEAGFSDGYIAGDWSTNNLVGVLDFLIRNETAFAGVASSRPARLLDWLRHRANENTRTGSKKNIAAHYDLGNEFYRHWLDQGMNYSSAIYDAELSLEAAQRNKLERVSRYLGLKGGERVLEIGCGWGSLAEHLIRGYDAAVTGVTLSRSQLDYARKRLAAEIEAGKAAFLFQDYRDIVGRFDRIVSIEMFEAVGERYWPLYFEKLRSSLVKGGVAVLQIITIAPSRFDAYRACPDFIQRHIFPGGMLPTAEIVEEHAANAMLTVTDRESFGLSYARTLRDWRDRFLGAWPEIESLGFDTRFRRMWEYYLAYCETGFRHSAIDVSIFKLTR, encoded by the coding sequence TTGGGCAGCGACGTCACCATCACGGTGCATCGCTGGCGCGCCCTGCGGCGCATCTGGCTGTCAGGCGAGGCCGGCTTCTCTGATGGCTATATTGCGGGTGACTGGTCGACCAACAACCTTGTCGGCGTGCTGGACTTCCTCATTCGAAACGAGACGGCCTTTGCCGGCGTCGCCAGTTCTCGCCCGGCTCGCTTGCTCGATTGGCTCCGGCACCGCGCCAACGAAAACACCAGGACCGGCAGCAAGAAGAACATCGCGGCCCACTATGACCTTGGCAACGAGTTCTACCGCCATTGGCTCGATCAGGGCATGAACTATTCCTCGGCGATCTATGACGCGGAGCTTTCGCTGGAAGCCGCGCAGCGAAACAAGCTCGAACGGGTTTCCCGCTATCTCGGTCTCAAGGGAGGCGAACGGGTTCTCGAGATCGGCTGCGGGTGGGGATCGCTGGCCGAGCATCTCATTCGCGGCTACGACGCCGCGGTCACCGGCGTTACCCTTTCGAGGTCGCAGCTGGACTATGCGCGCAAGCGCCTGGCGGCGGAAATCGAGGCCGGCAAGGCCGCCTTTCTCTTCCAGGACTATCGCGACATCGTCGGACGTTTCGATCGCATCGTCTCGATCGAGATGTTCGAGGCTGTCGGCGAACGCTACTGGCCGCTCTATTTCGAAAAGCTGCGGTCGAGCCTCGTCAAAGGCGGGGTTGCCGTGCTGCAGATCATCACCATCGCGCCGTCGCGCTTCGATGCCTATCGCGCGTGTCCGGATTTCATTCAACGCCACATCTTCCCGGGCGGCATGCTACCGACCGCCGAGATCGTGGAGGAACATGCCGCCAACGCCATGCTCACGGTGACGGATCGGGAATCCTTCGGTCTGAGCTATGCCCGCACTCTTCGCGACTGGCGCGATCGCTTCCTGGGAGCGTGGCCTGAAATCGAATCCCTCGGCTTCGACACGAGGTTTCGCCGGATGTGGGAATACTATCTGGCCTATTGCGAAACCGGGTTTCGACACAGCGCCATCGACGTCAGCATCTTCAAGCTGACGCGGTGA
- a CDS encoding NAD(P)/FAD-dependent oxidoreductase yields the protein MQGEIGPRKRIAVVGTGISGMSAAWLLSQSHDVTVYEQDGRLGGHSNTVEVSTPDGSVPVDTGFIVYNEKTYPNLTALFAHLDVPTHPSEMSFAVSLEEGELEYSGSSLNGLFAQRSNVFRPRFWSMLGDLWRFYREAPRDLSSLDDLSSLEQYLDAGTYGEVFRSDHLLPMAAAIWSSSPSLMLQYPAASFIRFHDNHGLLRLRNRPQWRTVVGGSRTYVDALTHRFRDRIRLARGVTAIRRRPEGVEVRDCGGHADHFDEVVIAAHADQALTLLDAPTTEERSLLGAFRYSQNRAVLHSDPVLMPQRKAAWASWNYIGGRGPADSPTVTYWMNALQPLPTAQNLFVTLNPLVEPRQVLHEECYEHPIFDAAAMSAQRRLWSLQGRDRIWFCGSYFGAGFHEDGLQSGLAVAETLGGVRRPWRVENESGRIYIDDASCHQSGRLAA from the coding sequence ATGCAGGGTGAAATCGGACCGCGGAAGCGGATCGCGGTCGTTGGAACCGGTATCTCCGGAATGTCCGCGGCGTGGCTCCTGAGCCAAAGCCATGACGTGACGGTCTATGAACAAGACGGTCGGCTCGGCGGTCATTCCAACACCGTCGAGGTCAGCACGCCAGATGGAAGCGTCCCGGTCGATACCGGGTTCATTGTCTACAACGAGAAGACCTACCCCAATCTCACGGCGCTGTTCGCCCATCTCGATGTGCCGACGCATCCCTCCGAGATGTCGTTCGCCGTCTCCCTCGAAGAAGGCGAGCTGGAATATTCGGGAAGCAGCCTGAACGGACTGTTCGCCCAACGCAGCAATGTGTTCCGCCCGCGGTTCTGGTCGATGCTTGGCGATCTCTGGCGCTTCTATCGCGAGGCGCCGCGGGACTTGTCGTCCCTCGACGACCTCTCCTCCCTGGAGCAATATCTCGACGCCGGCACTTACGGCGAGGTCTTCCGCAGCGACCATCTGTTGCCGATGGCGGCCGCGATCTGGTCGTCGTCGCCGAGCCTGATGCTGCAATATCCTGCCGCTTCGTTCATTCGCTTTCACGACAATCATGGCCTGCTGCGCCTGCGCAACCGGCCGCAATGGCGGACGGTCGTCGGCGGCAGCCGGACTTACGTCGATGCGTTGACGCATCGCTTCAGGGACCGCATCCGCCTTGCCCGGGGTGTCACGGCGATCCGAAGGCGCCCGGAGGGCGTCGAAGTCAGGGATTGCGGCGGCCATGCGGACCATTTCGACGAGGTGGTGATCGCGGCGCATGCCGACCAGGCGCTTACGCTGCTGGATGCGCCCACCACAGAGGAGCGGAGCCTGCTGGGGGCATTCCGCTACAGCCAGAACCGCGCCGTTCTCCATAGCGATCCCGTGCTGATGCCGCAGCGCAAGGCGGCCTGGGCAAGCTGGAACTATATCGGCGGCAGAGGCCCCGCGGACAGTCCGACCGTAACCTACTGGATGAACGCGCTGCAGCCCCTGCCGACCGCGCAGAATTTGTTCGTGACGCTCAATCCCCTGGTCGAGCCCAGGCAAGTCTTGCACGAGGAATGCTACGAGCACCCGATCTTCGATGCCGCCGCGATGAGCGCACAGCGCCGCTTATGGTCCCTGCAAGGCCGGGATCGCATCTGGTTCTGCGGCTCCTATTTCGGCGCCGGCTTCCACGAGGACGGGCTCCAGTCCGGGCTCGCCGTTGCCGAAACACTCGGCGGCGTCAGGCGGCCATGGCGTGTTGAAAACGAGTCCGGTCGTATCTACATTGACGATGCGAGCTGTCATCAGAGCGGGCGACTTGCCGCATGA
- a CDS encoding quinone oxidoreductase family protein, whose amino-acid sequence MKAAVLKSFGSPLVIEDVPEPTIGTGEVVVDVVATRVLSYANEVFSGERKYLLDLPVIPGSGGIGRVRQIGPDATHLAVGDWVLCDPTVRSRDNVQAPDITLQGWSARGEGGMKLQKHFRHGSFAQQIMVPTENVKRLGEITSAEATQWCGIGTMLVAYGGFLAARLQPGEIVLVSGATGNFGSAAVAVALAMGAVCVVAPGRNETILADLVRRFGDRVRPVKLTGNEDEDRERMKRASPGPIDCVFDIMPPSVSPNVVRAALMTVRPYGRVVLMGGVGMLGGPGLELPYNWIMRDCITIHGVWMYPPDAATRLIALVRSGLLRLDHTEATEFDLDHANEAVAHAAANAGPFRMTVIRP is encoded by the coding sequence ATGAAAGCTGCCGTACTCAAATCCTTTGGATCGCCGCTCGTCATCGAGGACGTTCCCGAACCGACCATCGGCACCGGCGAGGTCGTCGTCGACGTGGTCGCCACGCGCGTGCTGTCCTATGCCAACGAAGTGTTCAGTGGCGAGCGCAAATACCTGCTCGACCTGCCCGTCATCCCCGGCTCGGGCGGCATTGGCCGCGTCAGGCAGATCGGCCCCGACGCGACCCATCTTGCGGTCGGCGACTGGGTGCTGTGCGATCCGACGGTTCGCTCGCGCGACAACGTGCAGGCGCCCGACATCACGCTGCAGGGCTGGAGCGCGCGCGGCGAAGGCGGGATGAAGCTGCAAAAGCATTTCCGGCACGGCTCGTTCGCCCAGCAGATCATGGTGCCGACCGAGAACGTCAAACGCCTTGGCGAGATCACGTCGGCCGAGGCCACGCAATGGTGCGGGATCGGGACCATGCTGGTGGCCTATGGCGGCTTCCTCGCGGCCAGGCTGCAGCCCGGCGAGATCGTGCTGGTGAGCGGCGCCACCGGCAATTTCGGCAGCGCGGCCGTGGCGGTCGCGCTCGCCATGGGGGCGGTCTGCGTGGTGGCCCCCGGCCGCAACGAGACGATTTTGGCCGACCTCGTCCGCCGCTTCGGCGATCGCGTGAGGCCGGTCAAGCTAACCGGCAATGAGGACGAGGACCGCGAGCGGATGAAGCGCGCCTCCCCCGGGCCGATCGATTGCGTGTTCGACATCATGCCGCCCTCGGTGAGCCCGAACGTCGTGCGCGCGGCCCTCATGACGGTCCGCCCCTACGGACGCGTCGTGCTGATGGGCGGTGTCGGCATGCTCGGCGGCCCCGGCCTCGAGCTGCCCTACAACTGGATCATGCGCGACTGCATCACGATCCACGGCGTCTGGATGTATCCGCCGGATGCGGCGACGCGCCTGATCGCGCTGGTGCGTTCGGGCCTGCTGCGGCTGGATCACACCGAGGCGACCGAGTTCGACCTCGACCACGCCAACGAGGCGGTCGCGCATGCGGCGGCCAATGCCGGTCCGTTCAGAATGACGGTGATCAGGCCGTAG
- a CDS encoding DUF1295 domain-containing protein, translating into MTAATFALGLVAVSAALSVVMAIAWLVWRASRNSGWVDTIWTFGLGLVGFAGAITARPVHFHSVLVAAMAAIWALRLGSHIARRTRGITDDPRYAKLIRDWGADASSNMFRLLQKQAIVSIPLALSMWLAANAPGPVLPAQTAIAILIFVVAVAGEGIADEQLRRFRHDAASKGKICDAGLWRWSRHPNYFFEWLGWLAYPVLAIDLGGHDPWGYVALAAPLCMYWLLVYVSGIPPLEEHMLAARGDAFRRYQMSTNVFFPWPPKTRTGG; encoded by the coding sequence ATGACAGCTGCCACCTTTGCCCTCGGCCTCGTCGCCGTTTCGGCCGCACTCTCCGTCGTCATGGCCATTGCCTGGCTGGTCTGGCGCGCGTCGCGAAATTCCGGGTGGGTCGATACCATCTGGACGTTCGGGCTTGGCTTGGTCGGCTTTGCCGGCGCCATCACGGCCAGACCCGTGCATTTTCACAGCGTGCTCGTCGCGGCGATGGCGGCGATCTGGGCGCTTCGGCTCGGATCCCACATCGCGCGTCGCACGCGGGGCATCACCGACGATCCGCGCTATGCCAAGCTCATTCGGGACTGGGGTGCGGACGCATCATCGAACATGTTCCGGCTGTTGCAGAAGCAGGCGATCGTCAGCATCCCGCTCGCGCTGTCGATGTGGCTGGCCGCAAATGCGCCGGGGCCGGTGCTTCCGGCGCAGACCGCGATCGCGATCCTGATTTTCGTCGTGGCCGTCGCAGGCGAAGGGATTGCCGACGAGCAACTCCGCCGGTTTCGCCATGACGCAGCCAGCAAGGGGAAGATTTGCGACGCCGGGCTATGGAGGTGGTCGCGTCATCCCAACTATTTCTTCGAATGGCTCGGCTGGCTTGCTTATCCCGTTCTCGCCATCGACCTCGGCGGACACGATCCCTGGGGCTACGTCGCGCTCGCGGCCCCGCTCTGCATGTACTGGCTGCTCGTCTATGTCTCCGGCATTCCACCGCTGGAGGAGCACATGCTGGCGGCTCGCGGCGATGCGTTCCGGAGATACCAGATGAGCACGAATGTCTTCTTTCCATGGCCGCCAAAGACAAGAACGGGAGGCTAG
- the proS gene encoding proline--tRNA ligase — translation MRLSRFFLPILKENPKEAEIVSHRLMLRAGMIRQEAAGIYAWLPLGFRVLKKIEQIVREEQDRAGALELLMPTLQLADLWRESGRYDAYGPEMLRIADRHKRELLYGPTNEEMITEIFRAYVKSYKSLPLNLYHIQWKFRDEQRPRFGVMRGREFLMKDAYSFDLNEAAARVAYNKMFVAYLRTFARMGLKAIPMRAETGPIGGDLSHEFIVLAETGESGVFINRDVLDLPVPGEDVDYEADLTPIIKQWTSVYAATEDVHDAARFEQEVPEDKRVNTRGIEVGQIFYFGTKYSDAMKALVAGPDGVDVPIHGGSYGVGVSRLLGAIIEACHDDAGIKWPEAVAPFRAVILNLKQGDAAVDAACEKLYAELAAKGVDVLYDDTDQRAGAKFAAADLIGIPWQIMIGPKGLADGRIELKRRSDGSRENLSPADVIARLVA, via the coding sequence ATGCGGTTGTCGCGGTTCTTTCTGCCCATTCTGAAGGAAAATCCGAAAGAGGCGGAGATCGTCTCGCATCGCCTGATGCTGCGCGCCGGCATGATCCGCCAGGAGGCGGCCGGCATCTATGCCTGGCTGCCGCTCGGGTTTCGGGTGCTGAAGAAGATCGAGCAGATCGTGCGTGAGGAGCAGGACCGCGCCGGTGCGCTGGAACTCTTGATGCCGACGCTCCAACTCGCCGATCTCTGGCGCGAGAGCGGGCGCTACGACGCCTATGGTCCGGAGATGCTTCGCATCGCCGACCGCCACAAGCGCGAACTTCTTTACGGGCCGACCAACGAGGAAATGATCACCGAGATCTTCCGCGCCTACGTCAAGTCCTACAAGAGCCTGCCGCTCAATCTCTATCATATCCAATGGAAATTCCGCGACGAGCAGCGTCCGCGTTTCGGCGTGATGCGCGGCCGCGAGTTCCTGATGAAGGACGCCTATTCGTTCGACCTCAACGAGGCTGCAGCGCGCGTCGCCTACAACAAGATGTTCGTCGCGTATTTGCGCACTTTCGCGCGGATGGGACTGAAGGCGATCCCGATGCGCGCCGAGACTGGCCCGATCGGCGGCGATCTCAGCCACGAATTCATCGTGCTGGCCGAGACCGGCGAATCCGGCGTCTTCATCAATCGCGACGTGCTGGACCTGCCGGTGCCGGGCGAGGACGTCGACTACGAGGCCGATCTGACGCCGATCATCAAGCAGTGGACTTCGGTCTATGCCGCCACCGAGGACGTTCACGACGCCGCGCGGTTCGAGCAGGAAGTGCCCGAAGACAAGCGGGTGAACACCCGCGGCATCGAGGTCGGCCAGATCTTCTATTTCGGTACGAAATATTCCGACGCCATGAAGGCGCTGGTAGCGGGCCCTGACGGCGTCGACGTGCCGATCCATGGCGGCTCCTATGGCGTCGGCGTCTCGCGCCTGCTCGGCGCCATCATCGAGGCCTGCCATGACGATGCCGGCATCAAATGGCCCGAAGCAGTCGCCCCGTTCCGCGCCGTGATACTGAACCTCAAGCAGGGCGATGCCGCGGTCGATGCGGCCTGCGAGAAGCTCTACGCCGAACTCGCCGCCAAGGGCGTCGATGTGCTCTACGACGACACCGACCAGCGCGCCGGCGCCAAATTCGCCGCGGCCGACCTGATCGGCATCCCCTGGCAAATCATGATCGGGCCGAAGGGACTTGCCGACGGCAGGATCGAGCTGAAGCGGCGTAGCGACGGCTCACGCGAGAATCTGTCACCTGCGGACGTGATTGCCCGGCTGGTCGCCTGA